A single region of the Hoeflea prorocentri genome encodes:
- a CDS encoding bifunctional 5,10-methylenetetrahydrofolate dehydrogenase/5,10-methenyltetrahydrofolate cyclohydrolase, protein MSHAHKLLDGRSIAAGIRETVSKDVEALKKEGWPIKLVSISIGDVDASALYVRNQQRAAEKVGIEFEARNYQSDISRDELVGIIQGLNTDPRVTGIIIQRPTPKHLTERRLQRTVHPLKDVEGMHPSNIGDIVYNDLKMGPCTAVAAVELLKATGVNLEGLEVTVIGHSAIVGKPIAFLLMAQGATVTVCHHETRNIAMHSRSADAVFVAVGKPGLVTANMLKPGAVLIDIGINQIDGPDGPKVVGDADFDSCSEVAGWITPVPGGVGPVTVAMLLRNAVTAARLQRDHYATEFATRTSA, encoded by the coding sequence ATGTCCCATGCACACAAATTGCTCGATGGCAGGTCCATTGCAGCCGGCATTCGCGAAACCGTCTCAAAGGACGTTGAAGCCCTCAAGAAGGAAGGTTGGCCGATCAAGCTGGTATCCATTTCGATCGGAGATGTGGACGCCTCGGCCCTTTATGTGCGCAACCAGCAGCGCGCTGCCGAAAAGGTGGGCATTGAATTTGAAGCCCGCAATTATCAGTCCGACATCAGCCGCGATGAGCTTGTCGGCATCATTCAGGGTCTCAACACGGATCCGCGCGTCACGGGTATCATCATCCAGCGCCCGACCCCGAAACATCTGACCGAGCGGCGCCTTCAGCGCACCGTGCATCCGCTCAAGGATGTCGAGGGCATGCACCCGTCCAATATCGGCGACATCGTCTACAACGACCTGAAGATGGGACCCTGCACAGCCGTTGCCGCCGTGGAACTTCTGAAGGCAACCGGGGTAAACCTTGAAGGGCTGGAGGTGACCGTCATCGGCCATTCCGCCATTGTCGGCAAACCAATCGCCTTTCTGCTGATGGCGCAAGGCGCGACCGTTACCGTCTGCCACCATGAAACGCGCAACATCGCCATGCATTCGCGCTCGGCCGATGCGGTTTTCGTCGCCGTCGGCAAGCCGGGTCTCGTCACGGCAAATATGCTGAAACCGGGCGCTGTCCTGATCGATATCGGCATCAACCAGATCGACGGGCCGGACGGGCCGAAGGTGGTTGGCGATGCGGATTTCGACAGTTGCTCGGAGGTTGCCGGCTGGATCACGCCCGTTCCCGGCGGTGTCGGGCCGGTAACGGTGGCCATGCTGCTGCGCAATGCCGTGACGGCGGCAAGGCTGCAGCGTGATCATTACGCGACAGAATTTGCCACTCGCACCAGCGCCTAG
- a CDS encoding glutathione S-transferase family protein: MTITLYELTGRDTERPFSPHCWKTVMALAHKGLTYERSAVPFTEVPNVENGIGKTVPVLRDGEHVVSDSFDIALYLDEAYPDRPTLFGGEGGVALSRFIEAWSATQISATIFGALLLDIHSMLEPVDQDYFRRSREARLGKSLEDVVGASPDKVKELANRLDPLRLMLKRQPFIGGDQPLFADYIVFGILQWARICSPIQLLQPDDQVTAWFERCLDLHGGVGRSVAAAA; encoded by the coding sequence ATGACAATTACACTCTATGAACTCACCGGACGCGACACGGAGCGGCCGTTCAGCCCCCATTGCTGGAAAACGGTTATGGCCCTTGCGCACAAAGGCCTGACCTATGAGCGCTCCGCTGTGCCGTTTACCGAGGTTCCGAACGTCGAAAACGGGATCGGCAAGACGGTGCCGGTGCTGCGCGATGGCGAGCATGTCGTTTCCGATTCATTCGATATCGCGCTTTATCTTGATGAAGCCTACCCGGACAGGCCAACGCTTTTTGGCGGCGAGGGCGGTGTTGCCCTGTCGCGCTTTATCGAAGCCTGGAGCGCGACCCAGATATCAGCGACGATATTCGGTGCCTTGCTGCTCGACATCCATTCCATGCTTGAGCCGGTAGATCAGGACTACTTCCGCAGGAGCAGGGAAGCGCGTCTCGGCAAGTCACTGGAAGATGTTGTGGGTGCGAGTCCGGACAAGGTCAAGGAGCTTGCAAACAGGCTCGATCCGTTACGCTTGATGCTCAAGCGTCAGCCCTTTATCGGCGGGGATCAGCCGTTGTTTGCTGACTATATCGTGTTCGGGATTTTGCAGTGGGCCCGCATATGTTCGCCCATTCAGCTGCTGCAGCCGGATGATCAGGTCACCGCATGGTTTGAGCGCTGTCTCGACCTGCATGGCGGCGTTGGGCGGTCGGTCGCCGCGGCTGCCTGA
- the ndk gene encoding nucleoside-diphosphate kinase, with protein MAIERTFSMIKPDATKRNLTGDITKMLEDAGLRVVASKRVWMSLREAEGFYAVHKERPFFGELTEFMSSGPTIVQVLEGENAIAKNREVMGATNPADAADGTIRKKHALSIGENSVHGSDAPETAAEEIAYWFSGTEIVG; from the coding sequence ATGGCGATCGAACGCACCTTCTCGATGATCAAACCCGACGCGACAAAGCGCAACCTGACCGGCGACATTACCAAGATGCTGGAAGATGCCGGACTGCGGGTCGTGGCCTCCAAACGCGTCTGGATGAGCCTGCGCGAAGCCGAGGGCTTTTACGCCGTTCATAAAGAACGTCCTTTCTTTGGCGAACTGACCGAATTCATGTCCTCAGGTCCGACAATCGTTCAGGTGCTTGAGGGCGAGAATGCCATCGCCAAGAACCGCGAAGTCATGGGCGCGACCAACCCGGCCGATGCCGCGGATGGCACAATCCGCAAAAAGCATGCCCTGTCCATCGGCGAGAACTCCGTGCACGGCTCGGACGCGCCGGAAACCGCGGCAGAAGAAATTGCCTACTGGTTCTCCGGAACGGAAATCGTCGGCTGA
- a CDS encoding methyltransferase has translation MHVEHNQKIALCEFGEELGLIAPETRNRQDKQKKVEQILSFVEEIATVSRHYSKSKPLQLVDGAAGSCALGFFIYHYYHGLIGRSVQVKSIDTNAALMQKAANTAHRLGFSGMDFQNGDVLDLETQVQPDVVCGLHACDLATDKVIALGVRTGARNILSVSCCQHSFRKKMTFAPELRFFTEHRIYRDRMTYMVADSMRALLLEMVGYRASVVEFVSSRATDKNAMLRAARTNLPASRSAIEGYLRLRDAYRTAPRLEDYLFAFGRLPEAVRT, from the coding sequence ATGCATGTCGAGCATAATCAAAAGATCGCCCTGTGCGAGTTTGGCGAAGAGTTGGGGTTAATCGCTCCCGAAACCAGAAACCGTCAGGACAAACAGAAAAAAGTTGAACAAATTCTATCGTTTGTTGAGGAAATTGCGACAGTTTCACGACACTATTCCAAAAGCAAACCACTTCAGCTTGTCGACGGGGCCGCGGGAAGCTGCGCTCTTGGTTTCTTCATCTATCACTATTATCACGGGTTGATCGGGCGCTCCGTCCAGGTCAAGTCCATCGACACAAACGCGGCCCTTATGCAAAAGGCTGCGAACACTGCACACCGTCTTGGTTTCTCGGGGATGGATTTTCAGAATGGCGATGTTCTGGATCTTGAAACACAGGTACAACCGGATGTCGTCTGTGGGCTTCATGCCTGTGATCTCGCGACGGACAAGGTCATCGCCCTCGGGGTCCGTACAGGCGCGCGCAATATCCTGTCGGTATCTTGCTGTCAGCACAGCTTTCGAAAGAAGATGACATTCGCCCCGGAGCTCAGATTTTTTACGGAGCATCGGATCTATCGTGACCGGATGACTTACATGGTCGCTGACAGCATGCGCGCGCTTCTTCTTGAGATGGTCGGATACAGGGCCAGCGTCGTGGAGTTTGTATCCTCGCGCGCCACCGACAAGAATGCGATGTTGCGCGCTGCGCGCACCAACCTGCCAGCCTCGCGATCAGCAATCGAAGGCTATCTGCGTCTGCGGGACGCATATCGCACAGCGCCTCGTCTTGAGGACTACCTTTTCGCATTTGGCCGTCTGCCCGAGGCTGTTCGAACATGA
- a CDS encoding helix-turn-helix transcriptional regulator produces the protein MTANSKNEDFASATMIRLVAAGLAQQGIPVPVRPPTGARVSRTAKRELLEAVMAEHGRIAVLTIADAARDMPPEPVAQALLKARSISDLLDRWRRLEKFSHGRHEIQVENQGQTTFGLRHRARDGHAPPTEVETLLVMAVLTVLCEIVTSAPVDLCASEGKVLRNAGIWHDPGAVGAHQQIVLSGAPFDGQSAMAPEAPHEGLVENLRHRVASDPLRRWTLTDLCAEAGASRRTLQRRLTENSTSFSRLIAEARLQTAARYLCNEPARELAEIGFLSGYCDQAHFTRSFTRLVGTTPRAYRADFGR, from the coding sequence ATGACCGCGAACTCAAAAAATGAGGATTTTGCATCGGCGACGATGATCCGGCTGGTCGCAGCAGGGCTGGCGCAGCAGGGCATTCCGGTGCCGGTTCGCCCGCCAACGGGCGCTCGGGTTTCGCGGACGGCCAAGCGCGAACTGCTTGAGGCGGTCATGGCCGAGCACGGCAGGATCGCAGTTCTGACAATTGCAGATGCAGCGCGCGACATGCCGCCTGAACCGGTCGCTCAAGCGCTCCTGAAAGCCCGTAGCATTTCGGATTTGCTGGATCGCTGGCGGCGGCTTGAAAAATTCAGCCACGGCCGTCACGAGATACAGGTCGAAAATCAGGGGCAGACCACGTTTGGTCTGCGCCACCGCGCACGCGATGGCCATGCGCCGCCAACCGAGGTCGAGACGCTTCTTGTTATGGCGGTGCTGACCGTGCTGTGCGAAATCGTAACCTCTGCCCCAGTCGATCTGTGTGCGAGTGAGGGCAAGGTCTTGCGGAACGCGGGTATTTGGCATGACCCCGGTGCTGTTGGCGCACATCAACAAATCGTCCTGAGCGGTGCGCCGTTCGATGGCCAGTCGGCAATGGCGCCAGAGGCACCACATGAAGGCTTGGTCGAAAACCTACGCCATCGCGTCGCCTCAGACCCGTTGCGCCGTTGGACTCTCACAGACCTCTGTGCCGAAGCGGGGGCTTCCCGACGCACCTTACAGCGCCGCTTAACTGAGAACTCAACGTCGTTTTCGCGACTGATCGCCGAGGCCCGACTTCAGACTGCGGCCAGGTATCTCTGCAATGAGCCGGCGCGGGAGCTGGCCGAGATCGGTTTCCTGTCCGGCTATTGTGACCAGGCACATTTTACCCGCTCGTTCACCAGATTGGTGGGGACAACACCACGTGCCTATCGTGCAGATTTCGGACGATGA
- a CDS encoding class I SAM-dependent methyltransferase, whose amino-acid sequence MTWSTLFKGDAATGRLPASSFGREWMKAPLKVGAVAPSSSGLARAITNGLSASDGPVIELGPGTGVFTSALLARGIPDSRIAAIEASSGFASALAARYPAATVICADAARIRHLNLFGVPANVVICGLPLLSMPHGKVFRILAGSFASLRPGGSFRLFTYGWRCPVPGAILDHLGIVTRRIAFVPFNIPPAWVYELRREKVAE is encoded by the coding sequence ATGACATGGAGCACTCTCTTTAAAGGAGATGCAGCGACAGGCCGCCTGCCCGCGTCCAGCTTCGGGCGCGAGTGGATGAAAGCCCCACTTAAGGTCGGCGCTGTCGCACCCTCAAGCTCTGGTCTGGCTCGCGCGATCACAAATGGGCTCTCGGCATCAGATGGACCCGTGATTGAACTCGGTCCTGGAACGGGTGTGTTCACATCCGCCCTGCTTGCCCGCGGAATTCCGGATAGTCGCATCGCGGCGATAGAGGCCAGCAGCGGATTTGCCTCCGCACTGGCCGCCCGATATCCTGCGGCAACGGTAATCTGCGCAGACGCAGCGCGCATCCGGCACCTCAATCTCTTTGGCGTCCCGGCTAACGTGGTCATCTGCGGCTTGCCGCTGCTGTCCATGCCGCACGGCAAGGTGTTTCGCATCCTGGCGGGAAGCTTCGCCAGCCTTCGGCCCGGTGGCAGCTTTCGCCTTTTCACCTATGGCTGGCGTTGCCCTGTGCCAGGCGCGATACTCGATCATCTTGGCATTGTTACTCGCCGGATCGCCTTCGTCCCCTTTAACATCCCACCCGCTTGGGTCTATGAATTGCGAAGGGAAAAAGTGGCTGAATGA
- a CDS encoding xanthine dehydrogenase family protein molybdopterin-binding subunit translates to MRRRTFLATAGGGLVALIGAGITTWSHVPVIPKRPEPNLDAAFGWISHREGLFVLTLPRAEMGQNVATAFKQIACAELGVEWEAVQLALHDTSLSPVKATVGSESVAEFSEPLAQACASLRDALEAGRLEGHVEVTPRPVSTLRALQRGGLIGASPELAQGRDIVTGSALYAADVARPGLLHGRVLRAPVSPEVGSRATGWDRIAAETIPGFVAIVEDCGHPNGLAEGLGIVAERPAALDQIAEALAVNWQIDCHPTFSNIAQTIDIDTTLSKGKLGNRVMDDPVDGTSWDINLRLDLSFAPHAQIEPRAAVAEWNDGRLKVWTGTQDAFYVRDELAGHFRLEQDAVTVQSMRIGGAFGGKVLCRAEIEAAALAQAVGAPVKVQWTRAQELAFGFHRPPSSHRLRLRVSESRITDWEHQQVSSHIIFTSAGMPAWMQKATDFVAGDPGVARGMRIPYAVDRAHAAYDMIRLPVHSGPWRGLGAGPNCLAVESAMDEAAIAAGADPLAFRLAHIRDPRLANVLRRVGKTANWPGKAASIKNRIRTGRGIACGIYKENSYAAVVADVAIDPSGYVRVTRLWCVHDCGLVINPDQVRAQCEGNLVWSIGMILSDDLPIETGRVVAENFNDIPIPALSEVPPLHVDLITSDLPPAGAGETVIVAGPGAIANAIRAATGVRPTRFPVQAEEFAA, encoded by the coding sequence ATGCGGCGGAGAACGTTTCTTGCCACCGCAGGTGGCGGGCTGGTTGCACTGATTGGCGCTGGCATCACGACATGGAGCCACGTCCCTGTCATACCAAAGCGACCCGAGCCGAATCTAGATGCAGCGTTTGGCTGGATCTCCCACCGGGAAGGTCTGTTTGTTTTGACCTTGCCAAGGGCTGAGATGGGACAGAATGTTGCCACCGCGTTCAAACAAATCGCATGCGCCGAACTTGGGGTAGAGTGGGAAGCCGTCCAGCTTGCCCTCCACGACACCTCATTGTCTCCCGTCAAAGCGACGGTGGGCAGCGAATCCGTAGCAGAGTTCTCTGAACCTCTGGCACAAGCCTGTGCAAGTCTTCGGGATGCGCTGGAAGCTGGTCGCCTGGAAGGTCACGTGGAAGTGACGCCCCGACCGGTGAGTACGCTCAGGGCGCTCCAAAGAGGAGGTTTGATCGGCGCTTCGCCCGAGCTTGCGCAGGGACGGGACATCGTGACCGGGTCCGCACTCTATGCGGCGGATGTCGCTCGCCCGGGCTTACTTCACGGACGGGTGCTGCGTGCGCCGGTCTCGCCCGAGGTTGGATCACGGGCAACAGGCTGGGACAGAATTGCCGCCGAAACAATCCCGGGCTTTGTTGCTATTGTCGAAGACTGCGGTCACCCGAACGGACTGGCTGAGGGGCTTGGGATCGTCGCCGAGCGACCCGCCGCCCTGGACCAGATCGCAGAGGCCCTGGCGGTCAACTGGCAGATCGACTGCCACCCGACATTTTCAAACATTGCTCAGACCATCGACATTGACACCACACTCAGCAAGGGCAAACTCGGCAACCGGGTAATGGATGATCCTGTCGACGGGACATCGTGGGATATCAACCTGAGGTTAGACCTTTCCTTCGCGCCTCATGCACAGATCGAACCCCGTGCCGCGGTGGCGGAGTGGAACGATGGGCGGCTGAAAGTCTGGACCGGCACCCAGGATGCATTTTATGTCCGCGATGAACTGGCCGGTCATTTCAGGCTAGAACAAGATGCTGTGACGGTCCAAAGCATGCGGATTGGTGGAGCCTTCGGCGGAAAGGTGTTGTGCCGCGCGGAAATCGAGGCGGCGGCTCTGGCGCAGGCCGTCGGCGCGCCGGTTAAAGTCCAGTGGACGCGAGCGCAAGAGCTTGCCTTTGGCTTTCACCGACCCCCTTCCTCGCACCGGCTGCGCCTGCGGGTTTCGGAAAGTCGGATCACGGATTGGGAACACCAGCAGGTATCTTCGCACATCATATTCACGTCAGCGGGCATGCCGGCCTGGATGCAGAAGGCCACTGATTTTGTCGCAGGCGATCCGGGTGTCGCCAGAGGGATGCGGATCCCCTATGCGGTGGACCGCGCCCATGCGGCATACGATATGATCCGGCTGCCAGTCCACTCCGGCCCATGGCGCGGATTGGGTGCGGGACCAAACTGCCTGGCGGTTGAAAGCGCCATGGACGAAGCTGCGATTGCAGCAGGTGCCGATCCACTTGCGTTCCGCCTTGCCCATATACGTGATCCCCGCCTCGCCAATGTATTGCGACGGGTAGGCAAAACGGCAAACTGGCCGGGCAAGGCGGCATCGATCAAAAATCGCATACGGACCGGTCGAGGCATTGCCTGTGGCATTTATAAAGAAAACAGCTACGCCGCAGTCGTTGCGGACGTGGCGATTGATCCGTCAGGTTATGTTCGTGTGACCCGGCTTTGGTGTGTTCACGATTGCGGACTGGTGATCAACCCGGATCAGGTGCGCGCACAATGCGAAGGCAACCTGGTCTGGAGCATCGGAATGATCCTGTCCGATGACCTGCCGATCGAAACGGGTCGTGTCGTCGCGGAAAACTTCAACGACATTCCGATTCCTGCCCTATCGGAGGTACCACCGCTTCACGTGGACCTGATAACCAGCGACCTGCCGCCCGCGGGTGCAGGTGAGACCGTCATTGTCGCTGGCCCGGGCGCCATCGCCAATGCGATCCGCGCAGCCACCGGCGTCAGGCCCACGCGCTTTCCGGTGCAGGCAGAGGAGTTTGCGGCATGA
- a CDS encoding (2Fe-2S)-binding protein → MAFVLNGKTQAIPADWAGETLLFLLRDHFGLVGAKYGCGVGVCGACTVIVDGVATRSCITPAESIEGSEVRSVEGLATDGVLHPVQQAWLDLAVPQCGYCQPGQIMSAVALLNEFSSPSDADIDAAMDGNLCRCGTYGRIRAAIQRAVEAT, encoded by the coding sequence ATGGCCTTTGTATTGAATGGTAAAACCCAAGCTATTCCGGCGGATTGGGCCGGCGAAACCTTGCTCTTTCTGCTACGCGATCATTTCGGCCTTGTCGGTGCGAAATACGGGTGCGGTGTCGGTGTCTGTGGTGCCTGTACGGTGATCGTTGACGGGGTTGCAACGCGGTCCTGCATAACACCTGCCGAAAGCATTGAGGGTTCCGAAGTCCGCTCTGTCGAGGGGCTCGCGACAGACGGTGTACTGCATCCTGTACAACAGGCATGGCTCGACCTCGCGGTTCCGCAATGCGGCTATTGTCAGCCAGGTCAGATCATGTCGGCGGTGGCGCTTCTGAATGAATTCTCATCGCCAAGTGACGCCGATATAGATGCTGCAATGGACGGGAATCTATGCCGTTGTGGCACCTACGGACGGATTCGCGCTGCAATCCAGCGCGCGGTGGAGGCTACGTGA
- a CDS encoding molybdenum cofactor biosynthesis protein MoaE, protein MGVKPDIRVQQEDFDIRKEIDLMSGGKSDIGAVVTFTGLCRDEKGALEALELEHYPGMAESEMRRIAEEACERWPLDAVTAIHRYGRIAPGENIVLVIAASRHRQAAFDGAAFLMDFMKSRAPFWKREIKIDGSTGSWVDARDTDEDAMKRWQ, encoded by the coding sequence GTGGGTGTCAAACCGGATATCCGGGTTCAGCAGGAGGATTTCGATATCCGCAAGGAAATCGATCTCATGAGCGGGGGCAAGAGCGATATCGGCGCGGTTGTGACCTTCACCGGTCTGTGCCGCGACGAAAAAGGTGCGTTGGAGGCGCTGGAGCTTGAACACTATCCGGGCATGGCCGAAAGCGAAATGCGGCGCATTGCCGAAGAGGCCTGCGAGCGCTGGCCGCTTGATGCCGTCACCGCGATCCACCGCTACGGCAGGATTGCTCCGGGCGAAAATATCGTTCTGGTGATAGCCGCCTCACGCCATCGGCAGGCAGCATTCGATGGCGCGGCCTTCCTCATGGATTTCATGAAATCCAGGGCACCCTTCTGGAAACGTGAAATCAAGATCGATGGAAGCACCGGCTCCTGGGTGGATGCCCGGGACACGGATGAAGATGCGATGAAGCGCTGGCAATAG
- the moaD gene encoding molybdopterin converting factor subunit 1, which yields MIKLVYFAWIRERIGKSEETIDLPDGVVTVSDLIDHLRTRGEEYALALETPEVIHVAINQEHSQHGDALGDAREVALFPPMTGG from the coding sequence ATGATCAAGCTTGTCTATTTCGCATGGATCCGGGAGCGCATCGGCAAGAGCGAAGAAACGATCGATCTGCCGGACGGCGTCGTCACAGTATCGGACCTCATTGATCATCTGCGCACGCGCGGTGAGGAATACGCCCTCGCCCTTGAGACGCCGGAGGTCATTCATGTGGCGATCAATCAGGAGCATAGCCAGCACGGTGATGCGCTGGGCGATGCGCGTGAAGTCGCGCTCTTTCCGCCAATGACGGGAGGCTGA
- the pgsA gene encoding CDP-diacylglycerol--glycerol-3-phosphate 3-phosphatidyltransferase, with amino-acid sequence MASHTYNIPNLLTYARIAAVPLIVLCFFVEGRLHGSDVARWSALALYIVASITDFFDGYLARIWNQTSNIGRMLDPIADKLLVSSILLLLAADGTIAGWTIWAAIIILCREILVSGLREYLAELKVSVPVTWIAKWKTTIQMIAIGFLLAGPAGDVIIPYTTEIGITLLWIAAVVTIYTGYDYFRAGLKHVVEN; translated from the coding sequence ATGGCATCGCATACCTACAATATTCCGAACCTTTTGACCTATGCCCGTATCGCGGCCGTACCGCTGATTGTGCTCTGTTTCTTTGTCGAGGGCCGCCTGCATGGATCGGATGTGGCGCGCTGGAGTGCTCTTGCGCTCTATATCGTTGCCTCGATCACCGATTTCTTCGACGGATATCTGGCGCGCATCTGGAATCAGACGTCCAATATCGGGCGCATGCTCGACCCGATCGCCGACAAGTTGCTCGTCTCTTCAATCCTTCTGCTGCTGGCGGCCGACGGCACAATTGCCGGCTGGACGATCTGGGCGGCCATCATCATCCTTTGCCGGGAAATCCTGGTTTCTGGGCTGCGGGAATATCTGGCTGAACTGAAGGTCTCGGTTCCGGTGACCTGGATCGCGAAATGGAAGACAACAATTCAGATGATCGCAATCGGCTTCCTCCTGGCAGGGCCCGCCGGCGATGTCATCATCCCCTATACGACGGAAATCGGCATCACGCTTTTGTGGATCGCCGCCGTCGTAACGATATATACCGGATATGATTATTTCCGCGCAGGACTGAAGCACGTGGTGGAGAACTGA
- a CDS encoding metallopeptidase family protein, which translates to MDSASPWAGRYAPTLEDFERLGREALDMLPESFRGLCEDIQISVADYATKDVLKSLDLTSPYDLLGLFEGLGLAQGASEIRTGQLPNRIWLYRRAILEYWVDREETLDAIIRHVLIHEIGHHFGLSDDDMEAIEAEAY; encoded by the coding sequence ATGGATTCCGCATCGCCATGGGCCGGCCGTTACGCGCCTACGCTGGAAGACTTCGAAAGGCTGGGGCGCGAGGCGCTCGACATGCTGCCGGAGAGTTTCCGCGGGCTGTGTGAGGATATCCAGATTTCCGTGGCGGATTATGCGACCAAGGATGTCTTGAAATCGCTTGACCTGACGAGCCCCTATGACCTGCTCGGCCTGTTTGAAGGCCTTGGTCTTGCCCAGGGTGCCAGCGAAATCCGCACGGGGCAGTTGCCCAACCGGATCTGGCTCTATCGGCGGGCCATTCTGGAGTACTGGGTCGACCGGGAGGAAACGCTTGACGCCATTATACGCCATGTCCTTATTCACGAGATCGGTCACCATTTCGGGCTGTCCGATGATGACATGGAGGCGATAGAGGCCGAGGCGTACTGA